The following are encoded in a window of Solidesulfovibrio magneticus RS-1 genomic DNA:
- a CDS encoding MEDS domain-containing protein: protein MHIQTSDQPSLDLGFGEYTCNWGVHLCGLYETDKERDAIIFGFLAQGAKVGDLQLYCPAERSREDFESKMSAACPHCGPKLKDQEVFRISSARDLYYPDGTFSPWAMEDGLNAFYEQSRDQGGPNIRATAEMVWALETIPGVEHLMAYESRLNYFIKGKPWVSICLYNVAKFDGKTIMKVLQTHPYIISQGVISANPFFVDPDIWLSKNAPEFMNRDE from the coding sequence ATGCACATCCAGACTTCGGACCAGCCCAGCCTTGACCTCGGCTTTGGCGAGTACACCTGCAACTGGGGCGTCCACCTGTGCGGGCTCTATGAGACCGATAAGGAACGAGACGCGATAATCTTCGGCTTTCTCGCGCAGGGGGCCAAGGTTGGCGATCTACAACTCTACTGCCCTGCCGAACGCAGCCGCGAAGATTTCGAGTCCAAGATGAGCGCGGCCTGCCCGCATTGCGGGCCGAAGCTCAAGGACCAGGAGGTGTTCCGCATCAGCTCGGCCAGGGATCTCTACTATCCAGATGGCACTTTCTCCCCCTGGGCCATGGAAGACGGCCTGAACGCCTTCTACGAGCAGAGCCGGGACCAGGGCGGCCCGAACATCCGCGCCACGGCGGAGATGGTCTGGGCCCTGGAGACCATCCCTGGCGTGGAGCATCTAATGGCCTACGAGTCCCGCCTAAACTACTTCATCAAGGGCAAGCCCTGGGTCAGCATCTGCCTGTACAACGTGGCGAAATTCGACGGGAAGACAATCATGAAGGTGCTGCAGACGCATCCCTACATCATCAGCCAGGGTGTCATCTCGGCAAACCCCTTCTTCGTGGACCCGGACATCTGGCTGAGCAAGAACGCTCCAGAGTTCATGAACCGTGACGAGT